A genomic segment from Tolypothrix sp. NIES-4075 encodes:
- a CDS encoding cupin-like domain-containing protein, protein MLFIPVFWWHQVYSLENSNNKLNISVNFWYKPPNSQFFTFPGKRLAAQIPAILKSALKI, encoded by the coding sequence ATTTTATTTATTCCTGTTTTTTGGTGGCATCAGGTATACTCCCTGGAAAATTCAAATAACAAGCTAAATATTTCTGTAAATTTCTGGTATAAGCCACCTAATAGCCAATTTTTTACTTTTCCAGGTAAGCGATTGGCAGCACAAATACCCGCTATTCTCAAGAGCGCTTTGAAGATATGA
- a CDS encoding NAD-dependent epimerase/dehydratase family protein yields MKKLLVTGSSGLIGSEVCLYFANQGWAIHGIDNNQRAIFFGSQGDTRSQQKRLESKIKGFVHHEIDVGDRPGILNLINSLRPNAIVLQKFRT; encoded by the coding sequence ATGAAAAAATTACTTGTAACTGGATCGTCAGGATTAATAGGTTCCGAAGTTTGCCTGTATTTTGCCAATCAAGGTTGGGCAATTCACGGCATTGATAATAATCAAAGAGCAATATTCTTTGGCTCTCAAGGAGATACTCGCTCTCAACAAAAACGCTTAGAATCTAAAATTAAAGGTTTTGTCCATCACGAGATAGATGTAGGCGATCGCCCAGGCATACTAAACTTAATTAACAGCCTGAGACCTAATGCGATCGTGCTTCAAAAATTCCGCACATGA